One Gossypium arboreum isolate Shixiya-1 chromosome 13, ASM2569848v2, whole genome shotgun sequence genomic window, AGATATTTTGCAGCAAGTTGGCTGATAAAAGAAAAGTTCAGAAAGCATGAATCAGTGGTGGGAGGAATGTTTTATGGTATTAATATTATCGCTCATAAAATCACTAATTTCTATAGTACTTGAACATTCAAATGAAGATCTTATGCCAGTGCTGAAAGTGAGACAAACAGAAACTGACAACAAGAAAATGAGAAGTATTTTTGCTGCCTTACCATCCAACAAGGTGACCTCCTAAACTAGAAATACAAAAAAAGACATGCAAATAGTACCCAAAACCCCATGCTTTGTCACGTCCAAATCATATATatgtaatttaccataaattttcaAGGCAGATTCTAGCAACACGGCAAACCTAAGTATAGATTTAAAAAGTGGGTTACCCTTCAGATAGTCATATATCCAACATAACTTAAACTTCCAAAGCTTAAACATTATTCACCTTCACATTCAAGGTTAGTTTATAGTTCCAACTTCCAAGCATCCAGTCATCCTCAAATATAAAACGCAGAGAGACTCTCTTAATACCCTATTTTAAACCCAAAGCTTCACCTAGTAACTTGTGCTAGGGACTGCCAACATCAGCACAAATTCATTTCGATGGTGGCAGGAATGTTGTAAATCCAACAGAAATAAAGAGGGTCATAGTGCATGTTCCCCTCACAAGTAAACATTAATTTCTTCACCACCCAAGCAAAAAACCCATCTCAGCTTCTATCATCATGAAAAAAGGAATAAAGTCACTAACAATACAGATTCAGGTGGGCAACAGCCACACTACTCCTAAGATTTCCAACCAGATGGACATATCAAACCATTATTATTCCTTTTCCATTTTAAGACATGACTAGGACTCTTAGTCAACCATGAAACCTCAATTCAACTTTAGTATTCTTTATTATCACTTTCTGTTCCAACCATGAAAAgcacaaataattttttttaagaagcAAAAAATTGTTttgacataataataataataataataataataataataataataataataataataatagaatgcTTTATGCATACAATTAAAAACTAAACTGGATTATAATTACTTAAAGTATATATCTTAAATTACCTTGACTGGAAATGTACCCAATGGCAGTTTAGTTGTCAAAAGCTCTCTTAGTCTTCTTATAGCCTTGACCTTGTTGGCTAATATGTCAAGTAAAGGCAAGAGTTCCTCTGTCTTTAAAGGGAAATCAGGTGTTAACCACAAAACAGGTCTTAAGCCCTTTTTGTACTCACTCTCATGTTTAGCATCACTAGGGGcccccttcttcttcttctttttgctgCCTTTGTCTTTACTCTTCTTGCCGTCCACAGCATCTTCCTTTGAAATTTCTGAAGATGATTTGTGGCTATCAACATGTCTCTGATTGCTACCTTCAGGGGCCAATTTTGAGAACTTCTTCAAAATCTTTGAATCCTCAGGATCATCACTATTCTTTGAACCTTTCTTATTCCAGCCAAACCAACCCTTCTTATCCTTAGCAACACCATTTGATTCACAATTTTCATAGGAAGCTCCCGAACCATTTTCTTTGCACTCAATGACACCATGCTCATCATCATCACAAAGACCATCTGAATTTCCCGAACAAAGTGCCGAATCCAGCTGCATCCGTTCCTCAGCTGTTAATACATCATCATACTCATCATTATCACCACCATTTGCCATCCTTTCTTCATCATCCACAGAAAAAAGCTCTTCATCAGTCATTGCACCAGGAACACTTCTAGACTTCACACTCACTGTCACATGAAGCATATCATAAACTTTAGCCTTCCAGTTCCCAACCATCTCACTTCTCTCTTGTCGCCTCCAATTCAAATGAGGAACAAGCTCAGCCTGAGTAACATCGATACCAGGCCTATACATGTTAGTTTGAGACATCAATGCTACTTCATGAGCAACTTCTGATTCTGTTGGTTGTTGACCAGCCCCCTCCAGAGCATTTGTAACTTCTTTTTCCTTGTGAGATAGAACAACCAAAGAGCCTGGAGGAAGAGAAAGATTCTCATCCTCAGAAGTGTAGCCTTCCCCTAGAAACAGAAATGTCTGGTCTGACCTTTGAATACGGAACCCATCAAATCCAGCAAGTGTCATATCGGCACGGAGATTTGAACCTCGCTTCCAAATGCGGTAAGTGTCCGATGGTGCAATGCGACCAATAAATGGAATGACAGAACTTTCAAAATGAAAAGTAATCTCCATGTAGAAGTCACGGATACGAGATGCTGAGGCAACAATCCTGGGAAGCCTACGACACCATTTTGCCCAGGCAAGTGGCTGGTAATGTCGTGCAATGATCATAGCAATTGCTTCTTCCCTTGTGCATACCGCTTCTTGCAAAGCACTCCATCCATGCTCATTTTGAAGACTCCAGTCAGCTCCAGCCGCCATCAAAATCTCTGCCGAGATCGGATCTCGAAACCGCACTGCTAAATGCAGCGGAGTTTCCCTACCTGGGACATCACGACGGTCTATGACAGCTGAGACAGCATCAGCCTGGAGCTCAGCCTCAAGAGATTCAGCTTCAGTATTAACCTCGCCAGCCTTGGCAAGCCGAGGGAGAGTCAAGATAATGCGCCTAAGCCCAGCATGGTCTCGTCGGGCAACGGCTAAATGGGCAGGACTATGGGCATACTTGGAAAAATCCTCCATTGTACTATACTCTTTCAGTTTCTATCCCTAAGCTATGATTACCTCCATCTTTAataaccctaaccctaaaaacataaaaattaacaaaacacCTCCATCTCAAATTTCCCAAAAAAATATCTTTTAAGAGATTCCTTTTTCTCCCCCAAGGTTTCAAAAACTGCTAAGTTTAGGGCTTTTAAGCTTCACTATCCAACTTCAAAACTAACTACTGCGGAATCAAATCGAAGCTACTGACAACATCAGCAATCTTTAACTTCTTAGCCATTGCCCAAAATCCTTTCATTTTGCTATCCTTATTTCCATTTGGACGAGTTAAAGCTTCCACAGAGATGAAATCTGTAAATGTAACCCCCAAAATAATGATCTCCGATAAGTAAAATTTTACATAAAACAATGAAAAGTTTGCGCTTTCCTTCCAACAATAAACAattgttaaatttaaaaaaaatgaaatcaacgttttcactattttaaaataatttatttcaatttttttccaaaacaatacTACAATATTCATTCGTTTTTCCTTTCTTCTCCAATTATTTTCGTTCATTCTCTAAGCAGacaaacaacaaaataaacacaattaaaaaaaaacaaaaagaaagacaAAAACAAACCTGAGGAAGCAGAAGCAGGATCCAAACAAAGATACGCAAGCCAACCCGATCGATTAGGTCTTTCTTTCTCTTTCAATTTTCACTTAAAAAGACAGTTAAAAGTTGGAAATTTAAAGAGCGAGAGAGGGGGGGGTTAAATCGAACGGTTAATGTCAATTTCAAGATACCCGATCCGACGGGTCACGATCTTAATCTTTGAAACAGTGAATCGCATCCACACCATGAGTCGACTCAGCCTTCCTCCCAACTCGTTACTTGACTCGGATCTCTCTTCTCTCTCTTTGAATGAAGTATCTTCTCTCTCTAGAAATGTAATCAGTTTGGTTTTCTATCTATCCATCTCTTGCATTCATCTCTGCAAATTTTCAGGTCGACCGACTTTAACTattttctcctctcattttttcctttttttttccactAGCTGTTTTGAAACGTTAAATGCCCCTCGTTTTGGTGCAGAATTACCAGCTCTACCATCGACAGCAGTAATTCTATTAAAAGAAACTTGTCATTTTGGGTAAAATTTCATAGCAGTCCTTGTATTATATTTCAgattacattttaatttatttatttaaaaataataaattaattcttAAATTAATTCTTATACATAGATAAATGAGCAAAATAGacttttggtatttattttgacCATATGTATATAAGGCATAATAACAAACTTAGctcttaatttttatatttttattcaaattgaccttaattttttatttgaagtAATTTGACTCTAATTTTGTGTTACTGACATGATACTATTATATCCTATACATCATACtagtaaataatttaaaatttataaaaattcaaaaattataattcCAAAACTTTCGAAAATGCacatcaaatttttaaaaaaaataaacataaaaacttTTCCTAAATTCAAAAAGAATTATaagaaaattctaaatttgagataaaatattttaagaatttttaattttttgaatgcaaaagaattttaaaatttcaaaaaaattataaaagatattaaaattaaaattaattacacAAAGTGGATTATCCACATGACTTCGTTGTTGGTTGCCTGCATGACCTCATAATTGGTCAGATTTGGACAGTTATGTGGTTTGATcgatgatgatgttgatgatatacTCTTGTTAGTGTTGCAATGTCTTTAGACATCAATTATTAATTTGAAAGTAAATCTCAAGCACTCTACCAATATTCACCAAGCTTGAAAgcacaaaaaaattaataatat contains:
- the LOC108464103 gene encoding uncharacterized protein LOC108464103, which codes for MEDFSKYAHSPAHLAVARRDHAGLRRIILTLPRLAKAGEVNTEAESLEAELQADAVSAVIDRRDVPGRETPLHLAVRFRDPISAEILMAAGADWSLQNEHGWSALQEAVCTREEAIAMIIARHYQPLAWAKWCRRLPRIVASASRIRDFYMEITFHFESSVIPFIGRIAPSDTYRIWKRGSNLRADMTLAGFDGFRIQRSDQTFLFLGEGYTSEDENLSLPPGSLVVLSHKEKEVTNALEGAGQQPTESEVAHEVALMSQTNMYRPGIDVTQAELVPHLNWRRQERSEMVGNWKAKVYDMLHVTVSVKSRSVPGAMTDEELFSVDDEERMANGGDNDEYDDVLTAEERMQLDSALCSGNSDGLCDDDEHGVIECKENGSGASYENCESNGVAKDKKGWFGWNKKGSKNSDDPEDSKILKKFSKLAPEGSNQRHVDSHKSSSEISKEDAVDGKKSKDKGSKKKKKKGAPSDAKHESEYKKGLRPVLWLTPDFPLKTEELLPLLDILANKVKAIRRLRELLTTKLPLGTFPVKVAIPIVPTIRVLVTFTKFEELQPVEEFSTPLSSPAHFQDSKSKEPEGSTSWISWMRGTRGGQPSDGESHRYKDEVDPFHIPSHYTWVDANEKKRRIKAKKAKSKKHKRQTAAAEGGDGGQQVNEEVEE